One Peterkaempfera bronchialis DNA window includes the following coding sequences:
- a CDS encoding cupin domain-containing protein yields MPRTDAPASTPEAPVPPATPDAPPRPGHPAPDGPGLSELLDFAHRTAADPDTLALLPLDPAERTWIALEGPGGSEAWIIGWPPGAETGWHDHGGSRGAFVTATGRLAEQSIAVELPTEGWRTLELVDGVDRERDLPAGRGRAFGPRHVHQVVNASQEEHAVSVHVYHPPLPLLRRYSRHGRVLRLELVEGPEEWAP; encoded by the coding sequence TTGCCCCGCACCGACGCGCCCGCGTCCACCCCGGAGGCCCCCGTGCCGCCGGCCACCCCCGACGCACCGCCGCGCCCCGGCCACCCGGCCCCCGACGGCCCCGGCCTCAGCGAACTGCTGGACTTCGCCCACCGCACCGCCGCCGACCCCGACACCCTGGCGCTGCTGCCGCTCGACCCGGCGGAGCGGACCTGGATCGCCCTGGAGGGTCCGGGCGGCAGCGAGGCATGGATCATCGGCTGGCCACCCGGCGCCGAGACCGGCTGGCACGACCACGGCGGTTCCCGGGGCGCCTTCGTCACCGCGACCGGACGGCTGGCCGAGCAGTCCATCGCCGTGGAACTGCCCACCGAGGGCTGGCGCACCCTGGAACTGGTGGACGGAGTCGACCGCGAGCGCGACCTGCCGGCGGGCCGGGGCCGGGCCTTCGGACCCCGCCACGTCCACCAGGTGGTCAACGCCTCCCAGGAGGAGCACGCGGTGTCGGTGCACGTCTACCATCCGCCGCTGCCCCTGCTGCGCCGCTACAGCCGCCATGGCCGGGTGCTCCGGCTGGAGCTTGTCGAGGGACCCGAGGAGTGGGCGCCGTGA
- the recA gene encoding recombinase RecA, with protein MAGTDRERALETALAQIERQFGKGSVMRLGDEARAPIEVIPTGSIALDVALGVGGLPRGRVVEVYGPESSGKTTIALHAVANAQKAGGIVAFVDAEHALDPDYAKKLGVDTDALLVSQPDTGEQALEITDMLIRSGAIDLIVIDSVAALVPRAEIEGEMGDSHVGLQARLMSQALRKITGALNQSKTTAIFINQLREKVGVMFGSPETTTGGRALKFYASVRLDIRRIETLKDGTEAVGNRTRVKVVKNKVASPFKQAEFDILYGVGISREGGLIDMGVEHGFIRKSGAWYTYEGDQLGQGKENARNFLRDNPDLADEIEKKIKEKLGVGPRVDAPADAADPAAAGAAPAASAAAADGAKPITATTAAKTTAAKKTAKA; from the coding sequence ATGGCAGGTACCGATCGCGAGCGGGCCCTAGAGACCGCGCTCGCACAGATCGAGCGACAGTTCGGCAAGGGATCGGTGATGCGCCTCGGTGACGAGGCACGCGCACCGATCGAGGTCATCCCGACCGGCTCCATCGCCCTGGACGTCGCCCTCGGCGTCGGGGGCCTTCCACGCGGCCGCGTGGTGGAGGTCTACGGACCGGAGTCCTCCGGCAAGACGACCATCGCCCTCCATGCGGTGGCCAACGCACAGAAGGCCGGCGGCATCGTGGCGTTCGTGGACGCCGAGCACGCCCTCGACCCCGACTACGCGAAGAAGCTGGGCGTCGACACCGACGCCCTCCTGGTCTCCCAGCCGGACACCGGCGAGCAGGCCCTGGAGATCACGGACATGCTCATCCGGTCCGGGGCGATCGACCTCATCGTCATCGACTCGGTGGCGGCCCTGGTGCCGCGCGCCGAGATCGAGGGCGAGATGGGCGACTCCCACGTGGGCCTCCAGGCCCGGCTGATGAGCCAGGCGCTGCGGAAGATCACCGGTGCGCTCAACCAGTCCAAGACCACCGCGATCTTCATCAACCAGCTCCGCGAGAAGGTCGGCGTGATGTTCGGCTCCCCGGAGACCACCACCGGTGGCCGGGCGCTGAAGTTCTATGCCTCGGTCCGGCTCGACATCCGCCGTATCGAGACCCTCAAGGACGGCACCGAGGCGGTCGGCAACCGCACCCGCGTCAAGGTCGTCAAGAACAAGGTGGCCTCGCCGTTCAAGCAGGCCGAGTTCGACATCCTCTACGGCGTGGGCATCAGCCGCGAGGGCGGCCTGATCGACATGGGGGTGGAGCACGGCTTCATCCGCAAGTCGGGCGCCTGGTACACCTACGAGGGCGACCAGCTCGGCCAGGGCAAGGAGAACGCGCGGAACTTCCTGCGCGACAACCCCGACCTCGCCGACGAGATCGAGAAGAAGATCAAGGAGAAGCTGGGCGTCGGCCCGCGCGTCGACGCCCCCGCCGATGCTGCGGACCCGGCCGCTGCCGGTGCGGCGCCGGCCGCTTCGGCCGCCGCTGCGGACGGGGCCAAGCCGATCACGGCCACCACCGCAGCCAAGACGACCGCCGCCAAGAAGACCGCCAAGGCCTGA
- a CDS encoding amino acid ABC transporter permease — MSSVSVLYDAPGPRARLRNRVIGVAATIGIAALIWLVIDRLAGHGQFSAAMWEPFQYTRTQERLLHGLQDTLLAFAFAAVLSLALGTLLAAGRLSDHRPVRWFSTAFVEFFRAMPLVIMIFALYQGLFSDAPMWALVIGLTLYNGSVQAEIFRAGINAVPRGQSEAAYALGMRKTQVMGTVLVPQAFRAMLPSVLSQLVVTLKDTSLGYIITYEELLYVGKLIAGTTSTPEGYPYVPVVMVIAPVYIGLCLALSGLAKWIEARGRRSRKGTPPTPAAGTPGAAGADPLGPAGAALAAAVPAPAAPEHDLGAVPRDARPEPPATKE, encoded by the coding sequence ATGAGCAGCGTCAGCGTCCTGTACGACGCCCCCGGCCCCCGCGCCCGGCTCCGCAACCGCGTCATCGGCGTGGCCGCCACCATCGGCATCGCCGCCCTGATCTGGCTGGTCATCGACCGGCTGGCCGGCCATGGGCAGTTCTCCGCCGCCATGTGGGAGCCGTTCCAGTACACCCGCACCCAGGAACGGCTGCTGCACGGCCTGCAGGACACCCTGCTGGCGTTCGCCTTCGCCGCCGTGCTGTCGCTGGCACTCGGCACCCTGCTGGCGGCCGGACGGCTCTCCGACCACCGGCCGGTGCGCTGGTTCAGCACCGCGTTCGTCGAGTTCTTCCGGGCGATGCCGCTGGTCATCATGATCTTCGCGCTCTACCAGGGACTCTTCAGCGACGCCCCGATGTGGGCGCTGGTGATCGGCCTGACCCTCTACAACGGCTCGGTGCAGGCGGAGATCTTCCGCGCCGGGATCAACGCCGTACCGCGCGGCCAGAGCGAGGCCGCGTATGCGCTCGGCATGCGCAAGACGCAGGTGATGGGCACCGTCCTGGTCCCGCAGGCGTTCCGCGCGATGCTGCCCTCGGTGCTCAGCCAGCTGGTGGTGACCCTCAAGGACACCTCGCTCGGCTACATCATCACCTATGAGGAGCTGCTGTACGTCGGCAAGCTGATCGCCGGCACCACCAGCACCCCCGAGGGCTACCCTTATGTGCCCGTGGTCATGGTGATCGCGCCGGTCTACATCGGGCTCTGCCTGGCCCTCTCCGGACTCGCCAAGTGGATCGAGGCGCGCGGGCGGCGCAGCCGCAAGGGCACCCCGCCGACCCCGGCCGCCGGCACCCCCGGCGCAGCGGGCGCCGACCCGCTGGGCCCGGCGGGCGCCGCGCTCGCCGCCGCCGTCCCCGCGCCGGCTGCGCCGGAGCACGACCTGGGCGCCGTACCGCGCGACGCCCGGCCGGAACCGCCCGCCACCAAGGAGTGA
- a CDS encoding amino acid ABC transporter permease — protein MNFLFRDDNFALFRDGFLGTVELTVLSGLLAVLLGVLLAAFRVSPVPPLRVFGTVWVNVLRNTPLVLLFFAVVFGLPKIGISLDYFTFAVLALGCYTASFVCEAVRSGINTVPLGQAEAARSLGMTFGQTLRLVVLPQAGRTVIAPIGSVLIALAKNSAIAGAFNVAGLYDVMRTWNERGYDITAIFFWVALGYLVVSFAISGLFRLLENRLAVAR, from the coding sequence GTGAACTTCCTGTTCCGCGACGACAACTTCGCGCTCTTCCGTGACGGCTTTCTGGGCACGGTCGAGCTGACCGTGCTCAGCGGCCTGCTGGCCGTGCTGCTGGGGGTGCTGCTGGCCGCCTTCCGGGTGTCGCCCGTGCCGCCGCTGCGCGTCTTCGGCACCGTGTGGGTGAATGTGCTCCGCAACACCCCGCTGGTGCTGCTCTTCTTCGCGGTCGTCTTCGGACTGCCGAAGATCGGCATCTCGCTGGACTACTTCACCTTCGCCGTGCTGGCCCTCGGCTGCTACACCGCCAGCTTTGTCTGCGAGGCGGTGCGCTCCGGCATCAACACGGTGCCGCTCGGGCAGGCGGAGGCCGCCCGCAGCCTGGGCATGACCTTCGGCCAGACGCTGCGCCTGGTGGTGCTGCCGCAGGCCGGACGCACCGTCATCGCACCGATCGGCTCGGTGCTGATCGCGCTGGCCAAGAACTCGGCCATCGCCGGGGCGTTCAATGTCGCCGGCCTCTATGACGTGATGCGGACCTGGAACGAGCGGGGCTACGACATCACCGCGATCTTCTTCTGGGTGGCCCTCGGCTATCTGGTCGTCAGCTTTGCCATCAGCGGGCTCTTCCGCCTGCTGGAGAACCGGCTGGCGGTGGCCCGATGA
- the recX gene encoding recombination regulator RecX encodes MRSNAESPVPGGPPETGDWGPLDWCASGAVGSSYQQHPGAGVPPAPAPAPEPQPEPEPEPSRPRRSGRWARADRPGPQPEAEPQDPAAQARAICLRLLTGSPRTRKQLADALRKRSIPDETAEEVLSRFEDVGLIDDAAFADAWVDSRHTGRGLARRALARELRSRGVSGAVVDEAVARLDPEQEADTARTLVDRKLRSTRGLDRQVRIRRLAGMLARRGYPEGLALRVVREALAAEGAPTEDLDHWLPDT; translated from the coding sequence ATGCGGAGCAACGCAGAGTCGCCCGTCCCCGGCGGACCGCCGGAGACGGGCGACTGGGGTCCACTGGACTGGTGCGCCAGCGGCGCCGTGGGGTCCTCGTACCAGCAGCATCCGGGCGCCGGGGTGCCCCCTGCCCCTGCCCCTGCCCCGGAACCGCAGCCCGAGCCGGAGCCCGAGCCGTCACGGCCACGCCGGTCCGGCAGATGGGCCCGTGCCGACCGGCCGGGGCCGCAGCCGGAAGCAGAACCCCAGGACCCCGCAGCCCAGGCACGGGCGATCTGCCTCCGGCTGCTCACCGGCTCGCCGCGCACCCGCAAGCAGCTCGCCGACGCCCTGCGCAAGCGGTCCATCCCCGACGAGACCGCGGAGGAGGTGCTCTCCCGCTTCGAGGACGTGGGCCTGATCGACGACGCGGCCTTCGCCGACGCCTGGGTGGACTCCCGCCACACCGGCCGTGGCCTGGCCCGCCGCGCCCTCGCCCGGGAGCTGCGCTCCCGAGGGGTCTCCGGCGCGGTCGTCGACGAAGCCGTCGCCCGTCTCGACCCGGAGCAGGAGGCCGACACCGCCCGCACCCTGGTCGACCGCAAGCTCCGCTCCACCCGAGGTCTCGACCGCCAGGTACGCATCCGCCGCCTCGCCGGAATGCTCGCCCGCCGGGGCTACCCGGAGGGCCTGGCACTGCGCGTCGTCCGAGAAGCCCTCGCCGCCGAAGGCGCCCCCACCGAAGACCTGGACCACTGGCTCCCCGACACCTGA
- a CDS encoding DUF3046 domain-containing protein, producing the protein MRLTEFWRRMNAHFGEAYADSFARDHVMTELGGRTVYQALDAGWEAKDVWRAVCAAMEVPAAHR; encoded by the coding sequence ATGCGGCTGACAGAGTTCTGGCGGAGGATGAACGCCCACTTCGGTGAGGCGTACGCGGACAGCTTCGCCCGCGACCATGTGATGACCGAACTCGGCGGGCGCACCGTGTACCAGGCGCTGGACGCCGGCTGGGAGGCCAAGGACGTCTGGCGCGCGGTGTGCGCGGCGATGGAGGTGCCCGCCGCGCACCGCTGA
- a CDS encoding FAD-dependent monooxygenase, giving the protein MDPVIIVGAGPVGLALALDLARHEVPSIVLDDGPGLSPESPRTTVLRPDTAAQLIRLGYTRATADGATWDSWRILRRRQEVLHLDLSATPVLHLPQHRLQRGLRDAAGAEPLIELVARQRVEELEQDGDGVSVRTRQTENGHSTWWRGSHLVGCDGARSTVRKLLRIRFPGRTAVDRYAVATLRVDLPFPGEARLHRDPPWRGDREALARPLPDGLWRLDWRLPPGRPTPAAPVDPHATWPGIVTGDTLVSRVRATLAGWCGEVPRYDLLAAADHTVQQRLAGRFRAGRCFLAGDAAHLHGALGMQNLDDGLRDAANLAWKLALVWHRHADDALLDSYQAERRGAVGARLRAVDQAMPLLRPVKGWEQARRNLLSGSFRKHAPLLADGALGTGRFGSPPAYPGGPSGPRGERRGTALSQGMDSTAPGVLVPDVPVIAADGSHHRLHERLGRGFLLVLVAPGTGVWASEHWLGAGLMPRLAETAAALPVPAEVVVAEVYAGATAHTVLLVRPDGHLVGTMQGCRPEELHALADRARGGPAALPTAEPTA; this is encoded by the coding sequence GTGGACCCGGTGATCATCGTCGGGGCAGGCCCGGTCGGCCTCGCCCTGGCGCTCGACCTCGCCCGCCACGAGGTGCCCAGCATCGTCCTGGACGACGGGCCCGGCCTCTCCCCCGAATCGCCCCGCACCACCGTGCTGCGCCCCGACACCGCCGCCCAGCTGATCCGCCTCGGCTACACCCGGGCCACCGCCGACGGCGCCACCTGGGACAGCTGGCGCATACTCCGCCGCCGCCAGGAGGTGCTCCACCTCGACCTGTCCGCCACCCCCGTGCTGCACCTCCCCCAGCACCGGCTGCAACGCGGGCTGCGGGACGCCGCCGGCGCCGAACCGCTGATCGAGCTGGTAGCCCGGCAGCGGGTCGAGGAGCTGGAGCAGGACGGCGACGGGGTGAGCGTACGCACCCGGCAGACCGAGAACGGCCACTCCACCTGGTGGCGCGGCAGCCACCTGGTGGGCTGCGACGGCGCCCGGTCCACCGTCCGCAAGCTGCTGCGGATCCGCTTCCCCGGCCGCACCGCCGTGGACCGCTACGCGGTCGCCACCCTCCGGGTCGACCTGCCCTTCCCCGGCGAGGCCCGGCTGCACCGCGACCCCCCGTGGCGCGGCGACCGCGAAGCCCTCGCCCGCCCGCTGCCGGACGGCCTCTGGCGGCTGGACTGGCGGCTGCCGCCCGGGCGGCCCACGCCCGCCGCACCCGTCGATCCGCACGCCACCTGGCCCGGCATCGTCACCGGCGACACCCTGGTCTCCCGGGTACGGGCCACCCTGGCCGGCTGGTGCGGCGAGGTCCCCCGCTACGACCTGCTGGCCGCCGCCGACCACACCGTCCAGCAGCGGCTGGCCGGACGGTTCCGCGCCGGACGCTGCTTCCTCGCCGGGGACGCCGCCCACCTGCACGGCGCGCTCGGCATGCAGAACCTCGACGACGGGCTGCGCGACGCCGCCAACCTCGCCTGGAAGCTCGCCCTGGTCTGGCACCGCCACGCCGACGACGCCCTGCTGGACTCCTACCAGGCCGAGCGGCGCGGCGCGGTCGGCGCCCGGCTGCGCGCCGTCGACCAGGCCATGCCGCTGCTGCGGCCGGTCAAGGGGTGGGAGCAGGCCCGCCGCAACCTGCTGTCGGGCTCCTTCCGCAAGCACGCCCCGCTGCTGGCCGACGGTGCGCTGGGCACCGGACGGTTCGGCAGCCCGCCGGCCTACCCGGGCGGGCCGTCCGGACCCCGGGGCGAGCGGCGCGGCACCGCGCTCTCCCAGGGCATGGACTCCACCGCCCCCGGGGTCCTCGTCCCCGACGTACCGGTGATCGCCGCCGACGGCTCGCACCACCGGCTGCACGAACGGCTGGGGCGCGGCTTCCTGCTGGTCCTGGTGGCCCCGGGCACCGGGGTGTGGGCCAGCGAGCACTGGCTCGGCGCCGGGCTGATGCCCCGGCTCGCCGAGACCGCCGCCGCGCTGCCGGTACCGGCCGAGGTGGTGGTGGCCGAGGTGTACGCCGGGGCGACCGCCCACACCGTGCTGCTGGTCCGGCCGGACGGGCACCTGGTCGGCACCATGCAGGGCTGCCGACCGGAGGAGCTGCACGCCCTCGCCGACCGCGCCCGAGGCGGCCCGGCCGCCCTCCCCACCGCCGAACCCACCGCCTGA
- a CDS encoding glutamate ABC transporter substrate-binding protein → MRTRRTAAAVLAVLALTAVAACGKDGSPNDDSAGSSTSYEVKKDVSISGSATFDAAKKRGKLIVGAKADQPNLGFEDVTSGTRSGFDIEIAKMVAADLGFSPDKIEFKTIPSTNRETAISGGEVDYYVGTYTINDERKKSISFAGPYYVAGQDLLVGQDNSDITGPESTKGKKVCSASGSTSIDRIKTYGAEIVAFDTYSQCVDKLLDKSVDAVTTDDAILKGYGAKYEGKLKVVGKPFSEEPYGVGLNKDDKALRDAINNALEAHEKNGDWKKAYDATLGKSGADATPPQLARY, encoded by the coding sequence ATGAGGACTCGTCGCACCGCCGCAGCCGTACTGGCCGTGCTCGCCCTGACCGCCGTCGCCGCCTGCGGCAAGGACGGTTCGCCGAACGACGACAGCGCCGGCTCCAGCACCTCGTACGAGGTGAAGAAGGATGTCTCGATCTCCGGCTCGGCCACCTTCGACGCCGCCAAGAAGCGCGGCAAGCTGATCGTCGGTGCCAAGGCCGACCAGCCCAACCTGGGCTTCGAGGACGTCACCAGCGGCACCCGCTCCGGCTTCGACATCGAGATCGCCAAGATGGTCGCCGCCGACCTGGGCTTCTCCCCGGACAAGATCGAGTTCAAGACGATCCCCTCCACCAACCGCGAGACCGCGATCTCCGGCGGCGAGGTCGACTACTACGTCGGCACCTACACCATCAACGACGAGCGCAAGAAGAGCATCTCCTTCGCGGGCCCGTACTACGTGGCCGGCCAGGACCTGCTGGTGGGCCAGGACAACAGCGACATCACCGGCCCGGAGTCCACCAAGGGCAAGAAGGTCTGCTCGGCGAGCGGCTCCACCTCCATCGACCGGATCAAGACGTACGGCGCCGAGATCGTCGCCTTCGACACCTACTCGCAGTGCGTCGACAAGCTGCTCGACAAGTCGGTCGACGCGGTGACCACCGACGACGCCATCCTCAAGGGCTACGGCGCCAAGTACGAGGGCAAGCTCAAGGTCGTCGGCAAGCCGTTCTCCGAGGAGCCGTACGGCGTCGGCCTCAACAAGGACGACAAGGCGCTGCGCGACGCGATCAACAACGCCCTTGAGGCGCACGAGAAGAACGGCGACTGGAAGAAGGCGTACGACGCCACGCTGGGCAAGTCCGGCGCCGACGCCACCCCGCCGCAGCTCGCCCGCTACTGA
- a CDS encoding amino acid ABC transporter ATP-binding protein, producing MTEAATATETTAGTDGLVVLKGVNKHFGALHVLQDVDLSIAAGEVVVVIGPSGSGKSTLCRTINRLETVDSGTITVDGRPLPAEGRELARLRAEVGMVFQSFNLFAHKTVLENVVLGQVKVRRVARDQAEAKARALLDRVGVAAQADKYPAQLSGGQQQRVAIARALAMDPKVMLFDEPTSALDPEMINEVLEVMRQLAADGMTMVVVTHEMGFARSAANRVIFMADGRIVEQNTPEAFFTAPRSDRAKDFLSKILHH from the coding sequence ATGACCGAGGCCGCCACCGCCACCGAGACCACCGCCGGGACCGACGGCCTGGTGGTGCTGAAGGGCGTCAACAAGCACTTCGGTGCGCTGCATGTGCTCCAGGACGTGGACCTCTCCATCGCCGCCGGCGAGGTGGTCGTGGTGATCGGCCCTTCGGGCTCCGGCAAGTCGACCCTCTGCCGGACGATCAACCGGCTGGAGACCGTCGACTCCGGCACCATCACCGTGGACGGCCGCCCGCTGCCCGCCGAGGGCAGGGAGCTGGCCCGGCTGCGCGCCGAGGTCGGCATGGTGTTCCAGTCGTTCAACCTCTTCGCGCACAAGACGGTGCTGGAGAACGTGGTGCTGGGCCAGGTCAAGGTGCGCCGGGTGGCGCGCGACCAGGCCGAGGCCAAGGCCCGGGCGCTGCTCGACCGGGTCGGGGTGGCCGCCCAGGCCGACAAGTACCCGGCGCAGCTCTCCGGCGGCCAGCAGCAGCGCGTGGCCATCGCCCGGGCGCTGGCCATGGACCCCAAGGTGATGCTCTTCGACGAGCCGACCTCCGCCCTGGACCCCGAGATGATCAACGAGGTCCTGGAGGTGATGCGGCAGCTCGCCGCCGACGGCATGACCATGGTCGTGGTCACCCATGAGATGGGCTTCGCCCGCTCCGCCGCCAACCGGGTGATCTTCATGGCGGACGGCCGCATCGTCGAGCAGAACACGCCCGAGGCGTTCTTCACCGCGCCCCGCAGCGACCGGGCCAAGGACTTCCTGTCGAAGATCCTGCACCACTGA
- a CDS encoding AzlD domain-containing protein, with product MTVWLAIGATAAGCYLMKLLGLNVPTGLLDRPAVRRFAALAPVALLAALTVLQTFGAQHGHGLVLDAQAAGLAAAGTAVLLRAPFLLVVGAAVLVTALVRMATG from the coding sequence ATGACCGTCTGGCTCGCGATCGGCGCCACCGCCGCCGGCTGCTACCTGATGAAGCTGCTGGGCCTGAATGTGCCGACCGGGCTGCTGGACCGCCCCGCCGTACGGCGCTTCGCCGCGCTGGCCCCGGTGGCGCTGCTGGCGGCGCTGACCGTACTCCAGACCTTCGGGGCGCAGCACGGGCACGGCCTGGTCCTGGACGCCCAGGCGGCCGGACTGGCGGCGGCGGGCACCGCGGTGCTGCTCCGGGCGCCGTTCCTGCTGGTGGTCGGGGCGGCGGTGCTGGTCACCGCGCTGGTGCGGATGGCGACCGGGTGA
- a CDS encoding AI-2E family transporter: MPRWLPRALLLLFLFAGLFQFATWAFHQLIGLFTMVLVSFFLSLAMEPAVDRMAARGVRRGVGTFIVFLAVLVCMGGFLTALGTLLVDQVGQVARQLPHLLNDLIGWVNSTFHSDLTLDQLQKRVLQDSGNAEKYAQQAADNIWGLSSTLLGGLFQLFTIALFTFYLTADGPRVRRTVCSLLPPAKQAEVLRAWEIALAKTGGYLYSRALLAVFSAAGHWVAFTLIGIPYAAALAIWVGVVSQFVPTIGTYLAGALPMLVALTVEPVDALWVLAFVVVYQQVENYLLQPRITARTVEVHPAVAFGSVIAGAALLGAVGAVIAIPAAATLQGFVSTYVKRYEVAQDPRIDRGEARRLRLRLRRLVSRGARGARDGEDG, translated from the coding sequence ATGCCGCGCTGGCTGCCCAGGGCGCTGCTGCTGCTCTTTCTCTTCGCCGGGCTCTTCCAGTTCGCGACCTGGGCCTTCCACCAGCTGATCGGCCTCTTCACGATGGTGCTGGTCTCCTTCTTCCTGTCGCTGGCGATGGAGCCCGCGGTGGACCGGATGGCCGCCCGTGGGGTGCGGCGCGGGGTAGGCACCTTCATCGTCTTCCTGGCCGTGCTGGTCTGCATGGGCGGGTTCCTGACCGCGCTGGGCACGCTGCTGGTCGACCAGGTCGGCCAGGTGGCGCGGCAGCTGCCGCATCTGCTGAACGACCTGATCGGCTGGGTCAACAGCACCTTCCACAGCGACCTGACCCTGGACCAGTTGCAGAAGCGGGTGCTCCAGGACTCCGGCAATGCGGAGAAGTACGCGCAGCAGGCCGCCGACAACATCTGGGGGCTGTCCAGCACCCTGCTCGGCGGGCTCTTCCAGCTCTTCACCATCGCGCTGTTCACCTTCTACCTCACGGCGGACGGGCCCCGGGTGCGGCGTACGGTCTGCTCGCTGCTGCCGCCGGCCAAGCAGGCCGAGGTGCTGCGGGCCTGGGAGATCGCGCTGGCCAAGACCGGCGGTTACCTCTACTCCCGGGCGCTGCTCGCGGTCTTCTCGGCGGCCGGCCACTGGGTGGCCTTCACCCTGATCGGCATCCCCTACGCGGCGGCGCTGGCGATCTGGGTGGGGGTGGTCTCCCAGTTCGTACCGACCATCGGCACCTATCTCGCGGGGGCGCTGCCGATGCTGGTGGCGCTCACCGTGGAGCCGGTGGACGCGCTCTGGGTGCTGGCCTTCGTGGTCGTCTACCAGCAGGTGGAGAACTACCTGCTCCAGCCGAGGATCACGGCGCGGACCGTCGAGGTGCACCCGGCGGTGGCGTTCGGTTCGGTGATCGCGGGGGCCGCGCTGCTGGGCGCGGTGGGCGCGGTGATCGCCATCCCGGCGGCGGCGACCCTCCAGGGGTTCGTCTCCACCTATGTGAAGCGCTACGAGGTGGCGCAGGACCCCCGGATCGACCGGGGGGAGGCCCGGCGGCTGCGGCTCCGGCTGCGGCGGCTGGTCTCCCGGGGTGCCAGGGGCGCCCGGGACGGCGAGGACGGCTGA
- a CDS encoding rhodanese-like domain-containing protein — protein MGAVTAAPRSIDQALAEARARLDRLTPPQAAEAVRQGALLVDTRYAALRDRDGTIPGALVVERNELEWRLDPQCDHRLPEAVHHDLRIIVLCNEGYASSLAAVSLQELGLHRATDLEGGFQAWSAAGLPVTPPT, from the coding sequence GTGGGCGCCGTGACCGCCGCACCACGCAGCATCGACCAGGCCCTGGCAGAGGCCCGCGCCCGCCTCGACCGGCTGACGCCACCTCAGGCGGCCGAAGCCGTCCGGCAGGGCGCGCTGCTGGTCGACACCCGCTATGCCGCGCTGCGCGACCGCGACGGCACCATCCCCGGTGCCCTGGTGGTCGAACGCAATGAGCTGGAATGGCGGCTCGACCCGCAGTGCGACCACCGACTGCCGGAGGCCGTCCACCACGACCTGCGGATCATCGTGCTCTGCAACGAGGGCTACGCCTCCTCACTGGCCGCCGTCTCCCTCCAGGAACTCGGCCTGCACCGGGCAACCGACCTGGAGGGCGGCTTCCAGGCATGGTCCGCCGCCGGACTCCCGGTCACCCCGCCGACGTAA